GAAATAGAAGAGAAGATCAACAAGATCCGATGGTGCCAAATGGCTAATGGTGCACTGTTTCTTCTCTCCACCAATGATAAAACAATCAAATTTTGGAAGGCAGGCTTGCAGTTCCCTCTAGCATCTGTTACTTTTCTTGGAATAATATTTGCGAATCATAATTTAACATGATTGCTGgggaatttgtttcccatgtGCCCCACTGGTCTGTTTACCACTGAGCTTCTATACATATTTCTGATGACTCATGAATCCATCTTTGGATCTCACGGTGCATCACTCCAAGATTTGTTACACTGCCATCAATGCAAACCATATTTTGACTATTTGTAGTGATCAACTATCATATCATCCCTTATCTGTTATTTACATATTGTTTACTGGATTATTCTACTTAAGTATCAGAATTTACAAATCGGCAAAAGCATTATAATCTTGCAATATGTTCTAGAATCTAATGGTGTTCTTTTGTTGAAAATATATCCATGCTTTCCATCTGTTATaactcctattttttttttttttatagatttaTTGCTGAAGACATTCTTCAGATATTTTTCTAGGTTAATTGATAAATCTCAAGCATCAATTAGTTGGATTAAGTAAAACAAAACTATTCTGGACGACAATAATAATCTATATAGAGATTGCATACCGTGAAATTTTTTCTCGACAATGTCATGAATAAGGAATATTTGTTGTCTCTTTTctataacaaatattttttatcagaatattaattcatgttgaaCCTTTTGATCTTTCTTAAATTACCTGAGAAAAGCCATGCCTAGCTGTCTTTATGCACATATTGTAAGGATTAGAATAGATCTGAGCTAGGAATTGCTAATTTTGAAATAGTTGCTCATGGTGCCTGCTGTTGGCTGTTTTTGGAAGTGATTTCATTTCTCTTTTTTGTGGATAGGTTTGTCTGTGCTTTATGTTTGACCTTCTTACAAATATTTCCTGTTaaatttctgatttttttttgcacatataCAGGTGCAAGAAAAGAAGGTGAAAAGAATTTCTAAGATGAATTTGGATCCTTCTCAAGCTGCAGCAAATGGTAGCATTGCTAGCTCAAGTACTGCCAGCCCTAGAGTGTGCCTTCCAAATGGTGGATGTTCATACAATTATATGAGCAACGACTTTTCCTTTCCTCCTGGAGGATTTCCATCATTACGTTTGCCTGCGGTAGTTGTGCTCAGCCCAGCCCAGCAAATATCTAcctcatacatacatatacatacatatatttatatatacatatatatacatatatatacatatatatacatatatatacttatatatacatatatatacatatatacatatatatatatacatatatatgcattcatTGAGAAGAGGAGAGGGGTGCATGTGCTTGCAAATGTCTGTGTCTCACGTGTGATGTATATCTTTGCATGAGTTTTTGCATTGTATTTCACAGCATTGTGTGCATTAATTATCTTATGTCATCCAATATATTCTTTTGTTGTTAACTCTTTTTCCTGATCCTCTTATGATTTATCAATGCACTTATGTTCTTTCATTTAGTTATAGTTGTTGCCATCTTTAGAAATGATCACTAAGATGTCTTGCATGCATCTATATACGAACAGGTAGCAAGCCAAGAAACAAGCCTTGTTGCTAGATGTCGAAGAATATATGCTCATGCACATGATTATCACATCAATTCAATTTCCAATAACAGGTTCATGTCACACCTTTCACCTTTCCTTGTGGTGTCATCAGTTCTTTGGTCTTGCTTTAGATGTCTTATACTTGGTTTGGAAATTTTTGGCacaaatttcatatattttccCCCTTTTCTTTGTTGGGAACAGTTGAAAGTCTTGCTGAGTTATATGTTAATTGCTCCCATATATTTAAGGGACAATTTAGGTACTTCTTAATCTGGATTGTAAGTTTTACTATTGATTAAGCTAAATGCTTAGAAATGGACAGCGGAACAAGAAAAAAATGcccctagatttttttttttgaaccctaGTATTTATCTTGAAAAACTTAAAAGTAGGTTATATGcagatttttttatttgagaAAGGCCATAGATTTCACCACTGAGAAGTTGGTTTGGTTTGGTATGGAAGGTCTCCTGAGAGGGTAAATGACTTAGCAAGGTTATGAAAATGTGATGTAATAAGTGTTCATTTAAACATTTGGCAGTGGCTTATTTTTTGGGAAGATTGGATAGTACTGCCTATGTCAACTATGTTGCAATAACTGAGTATGGTTTTCTTACATTTCTTTTTGGATTGATTTACATTTATCTCCTTATATAGAGTCTGGATGGAAcccttttgtcttttttttttcttatgctgaagaaaaataatttactgAACTGGACTATCATTTGTATGCAACtttcataattaaatcaagtgatcTATTGATAATTGTAAGTTATTTTCTTGCTTGTAACTTCTTGGGCCACCCGACCTGTTTCAATGGGACTTTAGTGGTAATATAAAAAACTATGGTTAAATTCTTATGGCTTATGCTTGACCTGGTATGTTTTGTATGTCTTGACAGCAACATGTAACCTTCAAAAGTTTTCAGGACGATGTAGTATTTAATTTTGTGTAATTCATGATACAAACTCAAGCTTTACTTCTTTGGATATCCATGCTCTCTTATTGAAAATTTCTTATTTGATGATCACTTACGtaatttcattattttcctATTTGCCAGCGATGGTGAGACTTTCATATCAGCAGATGATTTGCGAATAAACCTTTGGAATTTGGAAATTAGCAACCAGAGTTTTAACATTGTTGATGTGAAACCCGCAAATATGGAAGATCTAACTGGTATGAAACTATGAATAGTTGGCCCGAGTAGGTGATACTTCTATCTTATAAATTTGGAGGCTGGAATTTTCAAGTTTATGCAAGCATCATAATTTTCTGAAGCTAATCAAACATATGTAAGGATGTGGACTTCTTGATAAAATTACAGATGTTGAGAATTTGATGCTAATCCATAGCTCATTTGGTTTTGATCGTAAGTGTAAAATTAGGGGTATCAATGGGCTATGCTTGGTTGATTTACCTGATTTCTGTCCAAACCTTATTCCTGAGCGACCATCTCTGAAGCTAGCCTGAGCATAGGTTTCTTATTCTAGGCTGGGCATAAATCAGGCCTGAGTTATTTTTTCCTGTCTCTTGAGTCCATGGCTAGCCCAACAGGCTTGTACTTGAGCTCGAGATGATTATTTCTTTGGTGGGCCTTCTGTCTGATTGGACTGCACCAGCCTACAAACAACACCTGATATAGCATGCCCCTTTTCTGTGATATGCATTATTTTGGTGTTCGTTTGAAATATGACTTAAGCTCAACTGATTTGTTGGGTTCCCATTATGTATTATATTAGTGATGAAAGTAAATGAAATTAACTCATTTTCTGACACTACCAGAGGTGATTACATCTGCTGAGTTTCACCCGAATCGTTGCAACACATTGGCATATAGTAGCTCAAAGGGCTCAATACGACTTATTGATCTGCGTCAATCTGCTTTATGCGATAATCATTCCCAGCTGTAAGTAACCACTCATATTttattttgcattttgcatGAAATCTTGCAACTAACTGTGCTTATGTTGAGTGGACAATGAAATTGCAATCTACTGGCCCAGTTACAAGTGTCTTTTAGACTCTTTAGCATGTCTGGTGTTGCTTTAGCTAATGGGACTTCTCCATATACAGGTTTGAGGAGGCTCCAGGTTCAAGGTCATTTTTTACTGAGATCATTGCTTCAATTTCAGATATTAAATTTGGACAAGATGGAAGGCACATCCTAAGTCGTGATTATATGACGCTTAAGGTTCATACAGTTGTATCCCTCTTGCAatttaatttcttaattatttGCTTTTTCTTGAGGGATTAGCAATATGAATTATGCTTGCTGGCAACGTGTCATGCTTTTACATTTTAACACATTCCAGAAAATATTCTTTTGTTTTGGAAGTTGTGTGCAGTGGTTTCTAAATTTGAGCAGTAATTTTGGAGACAAGATAATTAATTAGTATTTATGGAGGAACTAAGTCAGAAATATTTTGAACATAATATTTGATAAATTTTACATCCTTTTTTAAGCACATGATGGATCATTTTAATTAATCAAGAATCCTCGAGATGTTGTGCTAAATGATATGAGTTTTTGTAGTAATAGGTGAAACTTTGCTTTTATTTGGTTTTTGTTAAGCAGTTAAGAATACAATACTCTAAAGATGCCATTGATGCGAAGGCTTCAACATATATCAGTAAAGTGACactttgttcctttttttcaTAAGCTTTGTTAGTTGTTTTGGTTGCATAATTTTGAATTGGTAGTTTGAGTAATTTCTGGTTACTGCAATAGGCAAGGAAGTGGTTTAAAAATTTAATAGTCAGATGAAATGGATTCTTCACATTAAGGTAATGACCTACTACTACTGGGATCAAgaggttcaaatccatttatTTGAAGAGCTCACTACTTTCGCAACATCTGTATTTGATTATGATATTTCATGTTACTGTTCAGCATTACTGCACAAGAGAACTTGTTGCCTATTCTTTTACAGATTGTCTAATATTATTAGTGAGTTATCAATTCTTTGGCCCAAACGGCACTAGAGCATGGTAATAATGGTGTTGACAAGGTGCATAAAAGGAAGAAGTAATATAATGCAGTATAATAAGGAGCAATTTTGTGAATCAGAAGTTCAGATATGAGAACTATATCCGTCATGCAAGCCTAAGTGCCTAAGAGGCACAACTAACTCATCTCACATGTTTATGTAATTTCACTTTTGTCCTTATGCTGTGTAAACTCCTGCAGCTTTCTTTTGGATTGCACATTCTAGATCTTTGGAAGTCACTTTAGACAGTATTCCATGATTGTGAGCAGCAATGTGACTTTTGCAGTTGACCCTTTCAGTTTTCAAGTCTATGATGACTTTCCCATTGTCTGAAAAGATCAAAGAATGGACTTTGTCAATGTTTTAAGCTGTGCACACTTCTGTTGGAGAAATGAGGTTTCTCCTTGTAATACAATCTGTGATCCTTCCTAATTTGTAGGCAAATGAGGATTCACGAGCTCCTTGTTATACAAAATTatgatattttctacttcaaggCAATCAATAATGTAGCATTTATGGATATAAACACACTTTCTTTCTCTTGCTGCAAGGTTTAAAGTCCTAGTCCCAGTATTGATTGCAGATTGGGTTGGTACAATACTAGGGTGGTTCCATACTGATACTTGGGACATGTTGGCATCCCGGTATGTAAGGATACATCAATTCTTTTATGTTTTTcctttgttttgatttttttgttgttgtttagggctttttcttttttttttcttttttttttttggggggggggcgggggggcATAAATTAGGGTCAGGTGAGGTTTTTTAGTCCATTATTGGTGTTAGAAAGGGTTTGGAGGAGGACAGATCTGAGCTCTGCTAGCTGAATTTGAgcactctctcctcttctttttctcccttcccCTTTCCTCTTCCTGTTTGAATTCCAACATCAACAAAGTAAATGGGACTGGTGCCTTTTTGACTGCATTCAGGGCCCCAGGATGGTATTCAGCAGAACCAGCTGGTGCTGGTCCTTGTCCTGCTTTGTTTTGGTTGATATAGTCTTGGATGGTCTGGGTCTGAGGGATCAGGGTCTTGGGCTTCTCCCAGGACCTAGTTAGTCACTGGTTCAATCTGGATGCCCAGTATGGAGAAGTACCGACAAAGCCTCGAATTCCTATTTTGCTCCATTTTGTATCATGAAAAAAGTTCATAGAAAGTAAAAGTCGAATACCCATCTCCTTGGTTGAAGTCATGCACCCATCATCCTGGGCTGAGTGAGGCTGATACTCTTTATGCACAGACTCTCGTTCATATGCACACATTTTTATGAAATCATCATACATGCTTCATGTGCGCTAGGTGATGGTAGCAAATGGttgaactcttttttttttcttctgtccCCTGGCTTTGGCACAATAAAAAACAAATATTGGTAAAATATATGGCACAGCTTTGCTCTAGTTCATTTATAAGCTAGTAATTCTGCCCTTTAATTGAGACACATGAAAGTTTTTCCCTTCCCTTGCTAATTTTTTAATATGAAGAATGATGATGTTATTTGTCTAGCAGTATTGCAGCTCTACCTTGATTTTGTGTAACTATTTCTGGTGTCTGTAGGATTTACATGTAGCTATTTTGATGTCTGTTTGTAGCATTAGTCTGTTATATCTTTTGCAGTCCTTCCTATGAAGCTCATGATGttggtttttgttttattttgttgtCTCATTTAgatttacttttcttttttttttcttatgcgATTTTTCCAGTTATGGGACATAAACATGGACTCTGGTCCTGTTGCAACTTTTCAGGTCCATGAATATTTAAGGCCTCAGGTAATTTGTTTTTGTTACAGTTTAGCTCATGTTAATTATAGTTGGCAGAAAGATGTAATGCACCATGTACTTTGGTTATGATGGTTCTATTTTCATACAGCTATGTGATTTATATGAAAGTGACTCCATTTTCGACAAATTTGAGTGCTGCCTAAGTGGTGATGGACTACGGGTAGCAACTGGTTCTTACAGGTGTGCGTCCTACTGGCCTGTTTGTTAGGTTGTTGCTATTTCTTTCCTTAATATTGATAGTGCTGCTACTGTTTGTGCAACAACCAGCAATCTCTTCCGTGTGTTTGGTTGCGTTGCTGGAAGCACAGAGGCAGCGACTTTGGAGGCCAGCAAAAATCCCATGAGGTATAGTTGAATTGATCATGGTAATTTTACATACTTATTACTGACAAAATGATTAGACTCAAAAccttttttcttgtgtgtgtgttggcgggggggggggggggggggggggggcggggggggggtGGTGCGGGTAGAAAAGAACTAGATGaacatttttgtttttcttgatgTAGAATTCGCTGAAATGTCATAATATGCAGCCACTGTATCTTAGCGCATATCCAGATCTGGCCAATACATGTTTAATTTATATGGTTGAAAATACATGAAAATTTTATACTTCACATTAGAATCATATTAGCTGAAAATTTGCATgctgtttttttaatatatatgtaGCTTCAATTACAAGGATATGGACTTGGGAAAGATTTAGCCCTTTATATTAGTGAATGATGGGGAAGGGTATGCAATGTCAACCCAAATTGTTGGTTTAGTTTTGAAAGCTATGGGATTAATGTCGATAATGTACAAGTGCTGGTACCCGATGATACTATGGTGTCTGAGAATCTACAAGTTTAAAATTGTTCTTGTAATTTTGCTATTGTTTATGTGGATCGATAACATAGCAACAGTAGTAATTGCTATGTGGCATGGATCACATCATCATGGATCGCTGTGGTTATTGATGCATTGTACAACCCTACCAAGATGAATGATGGAATTACTGGTATGATGGGTTTGGGTTTGAAGAAAGTGATTGGGCGCTTCAGAGATGATAGAGTGCGAGTTGTTGGATGTGGCATTGATGTCGTCTTTAAAACACAGATATGCCAATAATAGATGCTTGGCATGTCTGTATGTCATTGACATTGATAAAAAAAGTTATaggttttttggaaaaaaaaggccTTTATCCCGTTATGGTCCCAACAAACTGGGGATCCTGGGAGGGGGACAGACCTAACTTTTAGCATTTTTTCACACAAAGTGGCTGCTCCTCCAGGACTTGAACATGTGCCATTTTGCTTGTCAACCCAAGCTTTTTACCATTGCACCAATTGATGACCCCTAAGTTACAAGTTTTCTGAATCATAGAAAATTTAGTTTGACATCATTAGTTTATTACAACAGAAAAAAATGCTAAAGGTTCTGAAATTTCTACTTATCAATTTCTTCTTTAGTACTGCAACTCTTTGCTGGTGGTCTACGAAACAAGTACTTGGTCAAACAGGTATTGGGTGACTGTGTATGTGACTGATAAAAAATGCAACTGATAAAAAATGCCTTACTCGGAAGGTTTGTGCCAACATATTTACTCGATCTTGCCTTTTTGTTGTTATTCAGAAGACAAGGCCAAAACCCTGCAAGGCCTGCAAGGTCTCTGAGCAGTTTGACACGTGTTGTCAGACGAGGTCAGTGTTCACCCATTAACTTTAGTAGCTCGCAACAGCCTATGCTGCATAATTGTTTGAGGTTTTCTCAGAAATCTTCTCCACTTCATAATATTTAACACATATACCAAAATGTTGCAGGAGCAGAAACCTCAGGCATTGATGCAAATGGAAACTCATATGATTTCACAACCAAGTTGCTCCATCTAGCATGGCACCCAACTGAGAATTCGATTGCCTGTGCTGCTGCAAACAGCTTGTACATGTATTATGCTTAGAGAAGGCCATGGAAAGAAATGAATTAGCAAACTATTTTTTTGAGGGGGTTGCTTCTTGTGGAAGCTATTCTCGTTTCCTGAAACCAGCAAGAACCGGGAGTAGGATGTGCCATTGGATGGTCACACGTGTTTGAAATTGGGGCCAGCGGAGCTGTCAGAATCCATGAGGAAGTTATCTGTCTTTTGTTCCCGGGAGGGCAGCCTAGCTctgatttttctttccttttattttcttttttatggagAAGATTCACGTCTTTCATTATTATGTCCAGTTAAGCCCCAAGGTGTGGTTGTAGCTCTCCTACAATCAAACCAGAGGCTGATCAAGGGTCTGTGTCTCAGATGCTATGAAGAGGCTGTTCTGCTGCCTGTCATGCAGGGGTGTCGGGGCTTGTATCTTCAGGACAAGCATTTTGAGGCTTGTGAAagctgttattattattattgttcatTTCTGTGCTAACCctttttttaaatattgaaaGAGTTGTCAGCTCTTGTCTATCATCAGAATAACTGATAGCTGAATGCTTGGGTTTTTGCTTGGTAGGCTATGATTAACTATTTAATGTCAAATACCACTTGTACCTAAATTTGGGATTCCAGGGATGGATGGCCTCATCCTAAATATGCCTCTTGTCTTGGAgtttcatatattaatgatgGTTGTTTCCTGTATGGGCAGTAATAATCAGGTGTGTGTATGTTGAATGAGCTTTTGTGATGCCCTTGATGGGCATGAAGGCTGAGATTGAGTAGGTCTTGTTAGCAGGCATGTTTGGTTCGAGACAGGCCTGCCATCATTAAAATTCTGGAGACTTGGGACCTCATAGTAACATGTCAGACTGCACGGTGATCATCAGAAAGTGTCCTTCACCTTGTTGAATTTTCCTCCAGATTATGGGTTCTGTGCAGCAAACTGGCTGGTTCTGCTGAGACGGCTCGATGAATGCAGCCAGAAATGAGTTGGCTGTTGTGCTCGGCGAGTGATCAATTGTTTATGCGCTGCGATGATGAGATCATCTTTGATTTAATGTGGCAAAGCCAAAGCGTTTTAGTAGGTCTTATACATGAAACTTGATACAGGTAATGCCTGTCTCCTGCGGCTAAATGTTTATCCGTGGACTGTTGCTTGTCCGCTTTGATGCGTGATTAGCTCGTGAAAGGCAACTGCTTGAAACTGCTTGCCAGCCCTTTACAGCTTCTTAGCGCTGTGGCTATTCTATTGCTGttctttttttaatgtttgCATGTTCTggcaatagattttttttttgtaagcaTTGTCAAATAAGTATGAGCTAATTTCAACTGAAATAACATTTTTAAGGTACAGCTAGAACTATTCTAGTCTAGCCTCTGACGGGGATAGCTAAAAATATCTGCAAGTAATACATCATATGTTAAAAGTATTGGTTGTGTTTACACAGTTGTCAGCCATATGAATCGGTTAATCTAAGGGAGCATTTGATAATGGCTATGGTGGAAGTAATCAATTTGTTTCCAATAAACTTGATAACTATAATCACAATTTTCAATGACATGCTTCCTCATCTCTTTCTTTGAAGAGTTTGTACGAAGGAGAGTATTTATTTAAAAGAGGGAGTAGCAGAAGAAGGGCTGGACTGTCCGAGCGTAGTAGCCAAGAAGTGTTCAGTGAATCAGAACGGAGTTGAAGCAGGGGGTGGAGATTGCTTGCTTGGTTTGGTATAAGCAGGTTAAGCAGGAGCCTACTTCGTCGAAGTGCTCCACTTTGGGTCAACTGAATGCTCGAAGTGGAAACTCTTGGACCGAATTGAATTCAGATGCCAGTAACAAGCGCTTCTTTTATTGTTCTCATACATAATTTGAGCTTTGCGTGAAGACAAGCCCAACAAAACTCAAAATAGCGACGCTTCTAGACCTGCTGCCTCTCCGAGGTTAACCTGGAGACAACCAGATGTAACCCATATTGGTTCAGGCTGGTTCAATTTGATTTGGGTCGAGTTCGGGTTAAAAGATTTGGACAACACAATCAATCCAAATCCAACTACCATAATTGGCTTCTAACCTCAGACAACCAAATCTTATCCTATATATATGTAAAGTTCCCACGCTAGTCTAACCATTGCCTCTCTCATTTTCTATAACACTATGTACTCTAACTGCTCCCACGCTAGTCTAACCAGTGCCTCTCACATTTTCTATAATACTAAGTATTCATACTTAAGCTGCATTCAAGAAAGATGCATATCACCAATGTCTATGCCAATGATCTCGTGGAAGTCAATGATCAACTGATCTGCATCCCAAAACCTCTAAGCATCGCACAATCCCCAACCACCACTTAGGACCCAGCGAACTGAGAGGGTGAGACATTGACGAGGTGAGAAATGGACGATCTGTAGCAGTACTTCAGATTCAGAAAGAGCCGATGCATTAGCTAACATAAAGAATAAATTATGTCAATTATCTCATAACCAAAATACGCCATCCCGATAGCAGACTCTATATCGGTGCCATTGTATTACTATATTGATACGTCTGGTATACAAGCCGGTTCGCCATACCAAATATCGGTGAGTCATCCATGCTATATATCCTGATCGAACTGGTACCGGAATTTCAGTAGCATGGCTCTTCATGAAATCACCCTAACCTGACAGGGTTCGAATTATGGAGGCTAGGATTCTGTGCTCAAATTTAGATCATTTGGCACTTGAATTCTCCAATAAGTGAGATTGGATATTTATTTTGCGAGTCCAGCCAAGGTTCACGCAGGAAACTCCCTTTTGATCCCATCCCAAAATCGAAATCCTAGAAAGAGCTGTCATCCCCCCTTCCTCCACCCTTCTTCCAAACCCAACCCGAAGCTTTCCAACTCCGATTCGATTTTATAGAACCGGAATCCCCATTCACGGCCGCCCCCCACTTCGAATTCTATGGCGATGGATAGCTCAGCATCGCGGTTCCCTTCCCTCGCTCGACCGCGCCAGAATCCCTGATCTTTCGCGCCACCGTCGTCGTGGGGCTCGCCCTAGCCGAGCTCCCCGCCATCGTCCTTTTCCGCCGCCCGCTAGATGCGTTCCAAGCGCTCATCTTCGCCTCCTCGGAGGCGATCCTCCACCGCGAAGGCTACCCCCGTACGCAGCGTGACGCCGCTGGTGCGCTGCCGCGTGTCTCGCCGTCGCGGCGGCGGCGATGGCCCGGGCGGTGGTAGCGCGAACTTGTGCGCTGGGGCCGGGACGCGGGAGACGGTTTGCGGGGAGGAGAGGTGGTGAGCGGCGGAGTTTGGTTCCAGCGGACTCGTTGGCTGCCTAAAGGTTCGTGTCCTCTGGATTAATTTCCTGTAAATATTTGACATGGCTCTTGAAAAGGAGGAACCCAACATAGGGAATGCCACGAGGAGGCATTGGATGTTTTCGCTTCTGCCGCTGAGCCTCAAAAATTATATCCACGGGAGTTTCAtgcccaaaaaaataaaaatcgaaTATTTATACTGCAAATTTTAAATGTATGATTTAAGAAAGATTGCTGCA
This portion of the Phoenix dactylifera cultivar Barhee BC4 chromosome 11, palm_55x_up_171113_PBpolish2nd_filt_p, whole genome shotgun sequence genome encodes:
- the LOC103711232 gene encoding serine/threonine protein phosphatase 2A 55 kDa regulatory subunit B beta isoform-like isoform X2; this encodes MNGKGPEDARAPAVPPPLEWKFSQVFGERAAGEEVQEVDIISAIEFDKSGDHLATGDRGGRVVLFERTDVRDHGCRRDLESLDYPISRHPEFRYKTEFQSHEPEFDYLKSLEIEEKINKIRWCQMANGALFLLSTNDKTIKFWKVQEKKVKRISKMNLDPSQAAANGSIASSSTASPRVCLPNGGCSYNYMSNDFSFPPGGFPSLRLPAVASQETSLVARCRRIYAHAHDYHINSISNNSDGETFISADDLRINLWNLEISNQSFNIVDVKPANMEDLTEVITSAEFHPNRCNTLAYSSSKGSIRLIDLRQSALCDNHSQLFEEAPGSRSFFTEIIASISDIKFGQDGRHILSRDYMTLKLWDINMDSGPVATFQVHEYLRPQLCDLYESDSIFDKFECCLSGDGLRVATGSYSNLFRVFGCVAGSTEAATLEASKNPMRRQGQNPARPARSLSSLTRVVRRGAETSGIDANGNSYDFTTKLLHLAWHPTENSIACAAANSLYMYYA
- the LOC103711232 gene encoding serine/threonine protein phosphatase 2A 55 kDa regulatory subunit B beta isoform-like isoform X1, with translation MNGKGPEDARAPAVPPPLEWKFSQVFGERAAGEEVQEVDIISAIEFDKSGDHLATGDRGGRVVLFERTDVRDHGCRRDLESLDYPISRHPEFRYKTEFQSHEPEFDYLKSLEIEEKINKIRWCQMANGALFLLSTNDKTIKFWKVQEKKVKRISKMNLDPSQAAANGSIASSSTASPRVCLPNGGCSYNYMSNDFSFPPGGFPSLRLPAVVASQETSLVARCRRIYAHAHDYHINSISNNSDGETFISADDLRINLWNLEISNQSFNIVDVKPANMEDLTEVITSAEFHPNRCNTLAYSSSKGSIRLIDLRQSALCDNHSQLFEEAPGSRSFFTEIIASISDIKFGQDGRHILSRDYMTLKLWDINMDSGPVATFQVHEYLRPQLCDLYESDSIFDKFECCLSGDGLRVATGSYSNLFRVFGCVAGSTEAATLEASKNPMRRQGQNPARPARSLSSLTRVVRRGAETSGIDANGNSYDFTTKLLHLAWHPTENSIACAAANSLYMYYA
- the LOC103711232 gene encoding serine/threonine protein phosphatase 2A 55 kDa regulatory subunit B beta isoform-like isoform X3, with the protein product MNGKGPEDARAPAVPPPLEWKFSQVFGERAAGEEVQEVDIISAIEFDKSGDHLATGDRGGRVVLFERTDVRDHGCRRDLESLDYPISRHPEFRYKTEFQSHEPEVQEKKVKRISKMNLDPSQAAANGSIASSSTASPRVCLPNGGCSYNYMSNDFSFPPGGFPSLRLPAVVASQETSLVARCRRIYAHAHDYHINSISNNSDGETFISADDLRINLWNLEISNQSFNIVDVKPANMEDLTEVITSAEFHPNRCNTLAYSSSKGSIRLIDLRQSALCDNHSQLFEEAPGSRSFFTEIIASISDIKFGQDGRHILSRDYMTLKLWDINMDSGPVATFQVHEYLRPQLCDLYESDSIFDKFECCLSGDGLRVATGSYSNLFRVFGCVAGSTEAATLEASKNPMRRQGQNPARPARSLSSLTRVVRRGAETSGIDANGNSYDFTTKLLHLAWHPTENSIACAAANSLYMYYA
- the LOC103711232 gene encoding serine/threonine protein phosphatase 2A 55 kDa regulatory subunit B beta isoform-like isoform X4; protein product: MNGKGPEDARAPAVPPPLEWKFSQVFGERAAGEEVQEVDIISAIEFDKSGDHLATGDRGGRVVLFERTDVRDHGCRRDLESLDYPISRHPEFRYKTEFQSHEPEVQEKKVKRISKMNLDPSQAAANGSIASSSTASPRVCLPNGGCSYNYMSNDFSFPPGGFPSLRLPAVASQETSLVARCRRIYAHAHDYHINSISNNSDGETFISADDLRINLWNLEISNQSFNIVDVKPANMEDLTEVITSAEFHPNRCNTLAYSSSKGSIRLIDLRQSALCDNHSQLFEEAPGSRSFFTEIIASISDIKFGQDGRHILSRDYMTLKLWDINMDSGPVATFQVHEYLRPQLCDLYESDSIFDKFECCLSGDGLRVATGSYSNLFRVFGCVAGSTEAATLEASKNPMRRQGQNPARPARSLSSLTRVVRRGAETSGIDANGNSYDFTTKLLHLAWHPTENSIACAAANSLYMYYA